The DNA window CCATTGGGGCCAAATCAGTGACCAGTTTAACAGAATGAGCAAAAAAGATGTTATGCTGGCAAGTTTCCAATTCCTGAGTGACAACATCATTGATATCTATCAGACGCATCATAGAGATACTGTCTTCCTTAACTTTGGTCATGAGTTGTCGAACATTCTTAGCTATATTGTTGCCAGCTGAGATGATCTTATCGACATCCTGATTATCAGGGTGTTGTTTTTTTATCAATTGCGCAAAACCGACAATAGTGTTCAAAGGTGAGTTGATATTATGAACAACCCCTTCTACCATTCTTCCCAGATCTGCTAATCTATTGCTTTTTATCAATTCCAGTTCCAGTCGTTCTCTTGCTCTTGCCTCTTTCGCTTCTCGGGTAATATCTGTGATGCTGGTGACAAAACGAAGACCGGCATCATCATCCACGGCTCTAATATTAAAGATGACGAACTTAATTATCTTTTTCTCTTCGGCACTGGTTATCTCGAGATGTGGGATAAAGAGCTCCCTGTTTCTTGCTTTATCGAAAGAGTCTTTACTCAAATTGATGAAATCCTTGAGATTCCTACCAATAATATCCTGAAATGCCTCGACATTGAAGATCTCTAAGATCTTTGGATTACAGAGGATGATGTTAAAGTCTTCATCCATCCAGAGTATCCCTGAATCGAGATTGTTTATGATCGTTTTATATTCTAAAAGAGATTGGCTATAACGAGATAGTGAATTGTTCATGGAATTGAAAGTATCAACCATATTTCCTAATACACCATGATACTTTTTAGGCATAGGTTCTATAAATGAAGGGTTTTGTTCAATATCTTGCATCTTTCGGCTTATATCTTTTATCGGCGAAATAATCTGCTTACTGAACCAAGCACCTCCGAAACTGATTATGATCAATGCCATGGCTAAGAAGATAAGAATAAAGATTAACAATGCCTGATGGGCAAAAATATTGTAATCCCTTGTGAAGGGTATTACAAGAAACATTACCGGGTCGTTGTTCAGGTCATAACGGACAATTAAACCGAGAGCATTCTCCATAGATAATCTGATAACATTGGTTGTTTGATTTGAATGAGAAGACCTTCTCAGTGAATTTTTGATTTCATTGGATAATTCGCGATACTCTTGTGGTAATGATATGTAATCAACAAAATCGGTTTGGGTTATCTGGAAAACCGGGAAATTAAAGGTAGTATCGAGTCTGTGGATTGCAAATGGCTCCAGATAGAAAATTGCCACTAAAATGTCATTGTTTTCTGTTAGAGGGTTTCTGACCAATTCATATGTTACATGGAAATTGTCTCGCCCTAAATCAATAAAAAACTGATTGCGGGGACTTCTATCAGGATGAAATATCAAAGGTAAATATCTCTCTAAAGGAATTATTCTTTCGCCATAGATCAATTCTTGGTTACTATTATAAACAACAAAAAAACCGTTATGAGAGGAGTTAACAGTAAGAAATCTCTCTAGATTCTGTGGATTAGCTCTCTGTAATTCCTGAACTATTCGGGTCTCCAAGAGAATATTATTAACCATAGTAGCTTTATCAGTTGAGAAACTACTGATCCGTGTCTGAATTTGAGATATTTTCTCATAGATTTGTTTGTCTTCTTCCTGATTGATCATGAAACGAACTAGATTCCAACCAAAAAGGGTCAATACAAAGGTGAAAATTAAGGAAATAATATAAAAGGTCATGAAGACTCTTTTTTCGAAATTACCCTTCATTTTCATACTTATCCTGATTTTTTCTGACTAAAAAAATGGCTAACTCTTTTTGTCAATGATTGCTTTGTTCATGTTTCGGCGATTGCTGGGCTATCTCTAGTGCTATTTCACAGGCAAGAGAGACGTTATTTTTGACCAGTTCCAGATTTGTTTGTACAGTTCCTAAGTCTGACTCGCTGAGCTTTTTTAAGAGATAGGGAGTAACCATTTGTCCACTGACAGTTAGCTTTTCAGCTTCTTCTAAAGCTTCTCTTATGATCTTGTTAATTCTATCTTGAGGGATACTCCATCTTTCAGGGACTGGATTAGCTATTAACATAGCAGAAGATAGACTGGCTTGCTGATGATAACGATGCAGATTCACAATCTCGCTGACACTATCTATTGATTTGATCTCATAATCTGAATCTCTGGTGTAGAAGAGGGGAAATTTGTTAGTTTGGTATCCATAAACAGGGATGCCTAAAGTCTCCATCATTTCTAAAGTTTTGGCAATATCCAAGACAGATTTAACCCCTGCTGAGATAACTATCATAGGGGTTTTAGAGAGAACAGCCAGGTCATTGGAGATATCAAAAGAATATTCAGCACCATAGTGTACACCACCCAGACCACCGGTAGCAAAAATTGAAAGACCTAATTGATGTGACAAATGAATAGTTGCTGCAACAGTAGTACCACCGGTTAATTTTTTAGCTAAGACAAAGGGGATATCCCTACTGGAGACTTTAACTGATTGACTTTTAGCAGCTAAAGCAGCTAATTCATTCTCTTCAAAGCCAACCTTAACAAAGCCATCATCAAGCCAAAAGACGGCTAAATATACTCCAAAATAATCTACTAATATGTTGAGGTCATGAATAAGATCAATGTTTTCCGGATAGGGTAGACCATGGGTAATGATAGCTGATTCAAAAGCTAATATCGGTCTATCTTGCTCTTTTGCTTTTTTGTATGAAGTACTAAGTTTAAACAACATCTGCCTATTCTACAGGAGCAGTTAATCTAGTCATCCCGTGCATATAGTTTTGCATAACATCAGGAATCGTGACTGAACCGTCTTCATTCTGATAATTTTCCAAAATGGCAATATAGGTGCGTGGAGTAGCTAAACCGGATCCGTTCAAGGTATGGACAAAGTTGACTTTTCCTGACTCGTCACGATAACGGATAGCAGCTCTGCGGGCTTGAAAATCGGCAAAATTACTTACTGAAGAAACCTCTAAGAATTTTTTCATCCCGGGTGTCCAGACTTCCAGATCATAAGTTTTAGCAGAGGCGAAACTGAGATCAGATGTATTCAGTTGCATTACCCGATAGGGAAGAGCTAATGCCTTGAGGATATTCTCTGCTTCATTAACCATTTCCTCTAAAGCAGTCGAAGAATCTCGCGGTTCAACAAATCTTACCAGTTCTACTTTATTGAACTGATGTAATCGCTGCAGCCCTTTGGTTTCCTTACCGTAAGATCCGGCTTCTCGTCGGAAGCAGGGAGTATAGGTAACGAACTTCTTCGGTAGTTGCTGAAAGGACAAAATCTCATCGTGATAAATATTAGTCACAGGTACCTCTCCTGTAGGGATGAGAAACAGATCGTCTTCAGCGATATGGTACATGTCTTCTTCTAACTTTGGCAGCTGACCTGTGCCAAACATAGCTTGCCGATTAACAACTACGGGCACTGCGATCTCTCGATAGTTATGGTTTTTAATATGAAAATCGAGCATAAAGTTGATCAAAGCTCTCTCTAACAGAGCTCCGTAGTGAGTATATATCGGGAATCCGGAACCGCTGATCTTAGCTCCCCGTGGTAAATCAAGCAAGTTTAATCCTTCTGCTAACTCCAAATGATCAAATAATTTCCTGTCGAGTATAGGAGATTTTCTCTTTTCATCTT is part of the Candidatus Cloacimonadota bacterium genome and encodes:
- a CDS encoding GHKL domain-containing protein, whose translation is MTFYIISLIFTFVLTLFGWNLVRFMINQEEDKQIYEKISQIQTRISSFSTDKATMVNNILLETRIVQELQRANPQNLERFLTVNSSHNGFFVVYNSNQELIYGERIIPLERYLPLIFHPDRSPRNQFFIDLGRDNFHVTYELVRNPLTENNDILVAIFYLEPFAIHRLDTTFNFPVFQITQTDFVDYISLPQEYRELSNEIKNSLRRSSHSNQTTNVIRLSMENALGLIVRYDLNNDPVMFLVIPFTRDYNIFAHQALLIFILIFLAMALIIISFGGAWFSKQIISPIKDISRKMQDIEQNPSFIEPMPKKYHGVLGNMVDTFNSMNNSLSRYSQSLLEYKTIINNLDSGILWMDEDFNIILCNPKILEIFNVEAFQDIIGRNLKDFINLSKDSFDKARNRELFIPHLEITSAEEKKIIKFVIFNIRAVDDDAGLRFVTSITDITREAKEARARERLELELIKSNRLADLGRMVEGVVHNINSPLNTIVGFAQLIKKQHPDNQDVDKIISAGNNIAKNVRQLMTKVKEDSISMMRLIDINDVVTQELETCQHNIFFAHSVKLVTDLAPMDKKINATHGEISLCIANMINNAIQSMENTEEKVLTVKTRLQDNMVAVEISDTGTGIPKENLEKLFSPEFSTKDAQDGEGFGLGLPLSKSIAEKYKGYITVHSTVGEGSTFTLYIPWQL
- a CDS encoding pseudouridine-5'-phosphate glycosidase, which produces MLFKLSTSYKKAKEQDRPILAFESAIITHGLPYPENIDLIHDLNILVDYFGVYLAVFWLDDGFVKVGFEENELAALAAKSQSVKVSSRDIPFVLAKKLTGGTTVAATIHLSHQLGLSIFATGGLGGVHYGAEYSFDISNDLAVLSKTPMIVISAGVKSVLDIAKTLEMMETLGIPVYGYQTNKFPLFYTRDSDYEIKSIDSVSEIVNLHRYHQQASLSSAMLIANPVPERWSIPQDRINKIIREALEEAEKLTVSGQMVTPYLLKKLSESDLGTVQTNLELVKNNVSLACEIALEIAQQSPKHEQSNH
- the serS gene encoding serine--tRNA ligase, translated to MLDLKFIRENPNLVKEAIAKKRYNIDIDQLLQFDAEKRQLQFSYDNLKAHQNKISKEIALKKQNKEDVSGIINEMQTVANQLKETTGKLSQVSEQIEKVLVSIPNIPQEDVPVGKDENDNQFVREWQDEKRKSPILDRKLFDHLELAEGLNLLDLPRGAKISGSGFPIYTHYGALLERALINFMLDFHIKNHNYREIAVPVVVNRQAMFGTGQLPKLEEDMYHIAEDDLFLIPTGEVPVTNIYHDEILSFQQLPKKFVTYTPCFRREAGSYGKETKGLQRLHQFNKVELVRFVEPRDSSTALEEMVNEAENILKALALPYRVMQLNTSDLSFASAKTYDLEVWTPGMKKFLEVSSVSNFADFQARRAAIRYRDESGKVNFVHTLNGSGLATPRTYIAILENYQNEDGSVTIPDVMQNYMHGMTRLTAPVE